The Salvelinus sp. IW2-2015 linkage group LG15, ASM291031v2, whole genome shotgun sequence genome includes a region encoding these proteins:
- the LOC139028796 gene encoding uncharacterized protein, translated as MYREGHPRRGRMGPIIVNKSSSQDRLIEELQGKLGIGRLADRRRKQPDDWLTEGVIVMSKPQRFRGDGAANEVDKIIIPSESPIPQRRVISPPQSPPAPRHPPIIEEPRRPPPVKQTPAPLPPPPPPCAPPQPPPPQEPIPPPPPLVQPHRSQYSSPLPPSQSPLHLLPQCPSTSAACTTTSPKVLVSIGLSNRI; from the exons ATGTACCGAGAGGGTCACCCCCGGAGGGGGCGGATGGGCCCCATTATCGTCAACAAGAGCAGCTCACAGGACCGCCTCATAGAGGAGCTGCAGGGGAAGCTGGGGATTGGCCGATTGGCTGACCGCCGGCGCAAGCAGCCGGACGATTGGCTCACTGAGGGCGTCATCGTCATGTCTAAGCCACAGCGTTTCCGTGGCGATGGGGCTGCGAATGAGGTGGACAAG ATCATTATTCCCTCGGAGTCACCTATACCTCAGAGGAGGGTCATTTCCCCACCCCAGTCTCCCCCAGCCCCTCGTCACCCTCCTATTATAGAAGAACCCAGGAGACCCCCACCTGTTAAGCAGACCCCTGCTCCCttacctcctccccctcccccctgcgcccctcctcaacctcctccaccCCAGGAACCCatccctcccccacctcctctgGTACAACCCCACCGGTCCCAGTACAGCAGCCCCCTGCCCCCAAGCCAGAGCCCCCTCCACCTGCTGCCCCAGTGCCCCTCCACCAGTGCAGCCTGCACCACCACCTCCCCCAAGGTCCTGGTGTCCATTGGGCTGTCAAACCGAATATGA